One part of the Arachidicoccus terrestris genome encodes these proteins:
- a CDS encoding helix-turn-helix domain-containing protein, whose product MQIIYNFDTDSPEELLLILAGNLKKRRLEKGLSRNALSMTSGVSASTISKFEIHHMISLESFVKLAKALGYTKMIRNLLSEPIYQTMEELELINKNKNRKNGRITPNK is encoded by the coding sequence ATGCAAATTATCTATAATTTTGATACAGATTCTCCTGAGGAATTGTTATTGATACTAGCAGGTAATCTAAAAAAGCGCCGATTGGAAAAAGGTCTGTCTCGCAATGCATTATCAATGACCAGTGGCGTATCTGCTTCGACGATTTCCAAATTTGAGATCCATCATATGATCTCATTAGAATCCTTTGTGAAACTTGCAAAAGCCCTTGGATACACAAAGATGATACGAAATCTGCTATCGGAGCCTATTTACCAGACAATGGAAGAACTAGAATTGATTAACAAAAATAAGAATAGGAAAAATGGCAGAATTACGCCCAATAAATAA
- a CDS encoding type II toxin-antitoxin system HipA family toxin, with translation MAELRPINKLTVTYHDHKVGTLMMDPTKRLCVFQYDKLWIANGFSISPLELPLATDLFIAKPEPFWGNFGIFEDSLPDGYGRYLLNRLLKKQGIDDSNLDPLQRLSIIGTSGMGALCYIPETHIGAEKTLPALDNLQKIALDVLSEKSDQDEDILYFNSGNSGGCRPKCLLHDGDGSWLVKFRHTYDPKNMGSMEFRYNQIARNCGIIVPDFKLIEGKYFATKRFDIENGKRLHIATAGALLGESIAQPKMDYKNLLHLTGYLTQDPKAVDEMFRRMVFNVLTENKDDHAKNFSFIHKDEKWSLSPAYDLTKSSNGYNGEHATSVNYKGNPSIEDMLHLGESIRIGKKRGMNMIITIANECADILSRKFQELISTH, from the coding sequence ATGGCAGAATTACGCCCAATAAATAAATTGACCGTCACTTATCATGACCACAAAGTAGGCACACTCATGATGGACCCCACTAAACGACTATGTGTTTTCCAATATGATAAACTATGGATCGCCAACGGGTTTTCCATATCTCCATTGGAGCTTCCCCTGGCAACGGATTTGTTTATAGCCAAGCCGGAACCATTCTGGGGTAATTTTGGCATTTTTGAAGATAGTCTTCCAGATGGATATGGGCGCTATTTACTCAATCGGCTATTAAAAAAACAGGGAATAGATGATAGCAATCTTGATCCATTGCAACGGTTAAGTATCATAGGCACTTCTGGCATGGGCGCGTTATGTTATATCCCGGAGACCCATATTGGTGCAGAGAAGACGTTGCCTGCATTAGATAATCTCCAAAAAATCGCATTAGACGTTCTATCTGAGAAATCTGACCAGGATGAGGATATTCTTTATTTCAATAGTGGAAATTCTGGCGGTTGCAGGCCTAAATGTCTGCTGCATGACGGCGATGGTTCCTGGCTCGTTAAATTCAGGCATACTTACGACCCTAAGAATATGGGCAGCATGGAATTTCGTTATAATCAAATTGCACGCAATTGCGGAATTATAGTTCCTGACTTCAAATTAATTGAGGGAAAATATTTTGCCACAAAAAGATTTGATATTGAGAACGGCAAACGACTTCACATTGCAACTGCCGGTGCGCTGCTTGGAGAATCCATTGCACAGCCTAAAATGGATTATAAAAACCTCTTACACTTGACAGGATACCTTACGCAAGACCCTAAGGCTGTTGATGAGATGTTTCGGCGCATGGTTTTTAATGTCCTTACTGAGAATAAGGATGACCATGCAAAGAATTTCAGCTTTATTCACAAAGACGAGAAATGGTCTTTATCACCCGCTTATGACCTGACAAAATCAAGTAATGGCTACAACGGTGAACATGCCACTTCTGTTAATTATAAGGGAAACCCATCCATTGAGGACATGCTTCATCTCGGAGAAAGTATTCGGATCGGCAAAAAGCGCGGAATGAATATGATTATAACGATTGCAAACGAATGTGCTGATATTCTCAGCCGTAAATTCCAGGAACTGATATCCACGCATTAG
- a CDS encoding sensor histidine kinase produces MVKICLRILLQLLLAGSAAAAAVWCYLKGMPYGAVIALFLFLVLVYRMVSLFRDILHDFNDFVQALHYRDFSQHFSIKRAPSHLKFFRRGFNEIVTGYKRLSNEKELQYQYLQNVLELVDTAILAFEPGTGEVIWINNQMKNLIGVPGLKNLKRLERQLPVLNEAFYKISPGAQSIIKVDILHRPHKLLLTSNNFITNEQQMKLIALQNVEEALDVTETEAWNKLLRVLTHEIMNSIAPISSLANTLQDRLGQLDNHKISESDFKDLQDGMQTIRSRSDGLMRFSTSYRNLNKIGQINLSEFYVRDLFENLASLMQPGMTSKAISLELILKNPNLKMQADRQLLEQVMINLLLNAIDAVRESPAKRVTIAGEKNQDGQTILKVKDSGKGMDEQIMERIFIPFFSTKKSGSGIGLSLCKQIMLLHKGNIQVKSTPDEGTSFRLQFPAQ; encoded by the coding sequence ATGGTAAAAATCTGCCTTCGGATCTTACTACAGCTCCTGCTGGCCGGCTCAGCCGCCGCCGCGGCCGTCTGGTGTTATCTGAAAGGCATGCCCTATGGCGCAGTCATTGCGCTCTTTCTCTTTCTTGTGCTGGTATACAGAATGGTCTCTTTATTCAGAGACATCCTGCATGACTTCAATGACTTCGTACAGGCACTACATTACAGAGACTTTTCACAGCATTTTTCCATTAAAAGAGCCCCTTCCCATCTCAAGTTCTTTAGAAGAGGCTTTAATGAGATCGTCACTGGGTATAAGCGGCTCAGCAATGAAAAGGAACTCCAATACCAATATCTTCAAAATGTGCTGGAACTGGTAGATACAGCCATACTGGCATTTGAACCCGGCACAGGAGAAGTTATCTGGATCAACAACCAGATGAAAAACCTGATAGGTGTGCCAGGCCTGAAGAATCTAAAGCGACTCGAAAGGCAATTACCCGTTTTAAATGAAGCGTTTTATAAAATAAGCCCAGGCGCACAGAGCATTATCAAAGTCGACATATTGCACCGGCCACACAAATTACTGCTTACTTCCAATAACTTCATAACCAATGAACAGCAAATGAAACTTATTGCCTTGCAGAATGTGGAAGAAGCACTGGACGTAACGGAAACAGAGGCCTGGAATAAACTATTAAGAGTGCTGACCCATGAAATTATGAACTCTATTGCGCCGATCTCCTCCCTGGCCAATACCCTTCAGGACCGGCTGGGCCAGTTAGATAATCACAAGATATCTGAATCAGATTTTAAAGACCTGCAGGACGGCATGCAAACCATCCGCTCCAGAAGCGATGGCCTGATGCGCTTCTCAACCTCTTATCGGAACCTCAATAAAATCGGACAGATCAATCTCAGTGAGTTTTACGTAAGAGACCTATTTGAAAACCTCGCCTCACTTATGCAGCCCGGCATGACCAGCAAGGCCATCAGCCTCGAACTGATACTTAAAAACCCCAACCTGAAAATGCAGGCAGACCGGCAACTGCTGGAACAGGTTATGATCAATCTATTACTCAATGCGATCGATGCGGTCAGGGAAAGCCCTGCAAAACGGGTCACTATCGCCGGAGAGAAAAACCAGGACGGGCAAACCATACTAAAAGTCAAGGATAGCGGGAAAGGTATGGATGAGCAGATCATGGAAAGAATATTCATTCCGTTTTTCTCCACCAAAAAGTCCGGAAGCGGCATTGGCCTGAGCCTCTGTAAGCAGATCATGCTCTTGCACAAAGGCAACATTCAGGTAAAATCCACTCCGGATGAAGGCACCAGTTTTAGATTACAATTCCCCGCACAGTAA
- a CDS encoding efflux RND transporter periplasmic adaptor subunit: MDRAIEQKTWTRKKIFTIIGIVALVALIAASIYYASGGSRLNVDKERITISEVTEGQFKNYIPVNGVVMPIATIYLDAMEGGRVEERYVEDGAMMKKGEPILRLSNPDLMMSLVEQQNNVYNTLMQVQIAQNGARQTSVSNLNQLADVQSLLQEAKRVYDLNKKLYSQKAIGSQEFQKSKISYDYLVKKLELQKTLLQQDSTDKVQQLAQQNKLYSGANKAFSLMQQKVGDLIVRAPVDGQLTSLDAEVGQNKNKGERLGQIDVISDYKVRVDVDEHYINNVFPGLTGTAVIGNDTLHLNVKKVYPSVTNGRFQVDMAFEDKAPKTIHRGQSLQIMLTLSDDRKALLVPRGGFFQKTGGNWIYKLSKDGSTAFKVDIQIGGQNPDYYEVLKGLQPGDKVVTSSYDNFGDNETLVIN, translated from the coding sequence GTGGATAGAGCAATAGAACAGAAAACCTGGACCCGGAAAAAGATTTTTACCATTATAGGTATTGTTGCCTTAGTGGCTTTAATAGCGGCCAGCATTTATTATGCCAGTGGCGGATCCAGGTTAAACGTGGATAAGGAACGTATCACGATCAGCGAGGTGACCGAAGGGCAGTTTAAGAATTATATTCCTGTCAATGGGGTGGTCATGCCGATTGCGACCATTTATCTGGATGCCATGGAGGGGGGCAGAGTAGAAGAGCGTTATGTAGAGGATGGTGCCATGATGAAAAAAGGAGAACCTATCCTGCGCCTTTCCAATCCGGATCTGATGATGAGCCTGGTTGAACAGCAAAACAACGTATATAATACTTTGATGCAGGTACAGATTGCCCAAAACGGCGCACGCCAGACATCTGTCAGCAATCTGAATCAGCTGGCAGACGTGCAGAGCCTGCTGCAGGAGGCAAAGCGGGTATATGACCTGAATAAAAAATTATATAGCCAGAAAGCAATTGGATCTCAGGAATTTCAAAAATCAAAGATCAGTTATGATTATCTGGTTAAAAAACTGGAGCTGCAAAAGACGCTGCTCCAACAGGATTCCACAGATAAAGTGCAGCAACTGGCCCAGCAAAATAAGCTGTATTCCGGGGCGAATAAGGCATTTTCTCTGATGCAGCAAAAGGTAGGTGACCTGATTGTCCGCGCACCGGTAGATGGCCAATTGACTTCTCTGGACGCAGAAGTCGGCCAAAATAAAAATAAAGGCGAGCGGCTGGGGCAAATTGATGTGATCAGCGATTACAAAGTACGGGTGGATGTGGATGAACATTACATCAATAATGTTTTTCCGGGACTTACCGGTACAGCGGTAATCGGAAATGATACCCTGCATCTGAATGTCAAAAAAGTATATCCTTCCGTAACCAATGGACGCTTTCAGGTGGATATGGCCTTTGAGGATAAAGCACCCAAAACGATTCACCGGGGGCAGAGCCTGCAGATCATGTTGACACTTAGCGATGATAGAAAGGCACTCCTGGTGCCCAGAGGCGGTTTCTTCCAGAAAACCGGCGGCAATTGGATCTATAAGTTGAGTAAAGACGGTTCAACTGCCTTTAAAGTGGATATCCAGATCGGCGGCCAGAATCCGGACTATTATGAAGTGCTGAAAGGATTACAGCCTGGAGACAAAGTCGTTACCAGTAGCTATGATAATTTTGGAGATAATGAAACCTTGGTCATTAATTAA
- a CDS encoding DUF502 domain-containing protein: MDDQKKTVAKRIIQYFFQGVIVIAPIAVTIYFVFWLFTAVDSILPNIFGTVVPGEEGTRHIPGLGILMMVIIMILIGWASSSFVISHLIDLLGSALEKTPGVKLIYSSVKDFLKAFSGSKKKFDKPVLVNVDNTDVWRMGFITQSDASQFDLVEHVVVYVPFSYAISGMTFFVPKSSIRTVNDKISSAEAMKFVISGGVTEMDKSDA, from the coding sequence ATGGACGATCAGAAAAAGACAGTAGCTAAAAGAATTATTCAGTATTTTTTCCAGGGTGTGATTGTTATTGCGCCTATAGCGGTCACTATTTACTTTGTGTTCTGGCTCTTTACAGCAGTCGACAGCATACTGCCCAATATATTTGGGACCGTAGTGCCTGGTGAAGAGGGGACCCGTCATATACCCGGATTAGGTATTCTGATGATGGTGATTATTATGATCCTGATCGGATGGGCTTCTTCTTCTTTCGTGATCAGCCATCTCATTGACCTTTTAGGCTCTGCACTGGAAAAAACGCCTGGTGTCAAACTCATTTATTCTTCTGTAAAGGACTTCCTGAAAGCTTTTTCCGGCAGCAAAAAGAAGTTTGACAAGCCGGTACTGGTCAATGTAGACAATACTGATGTCTGGCGTATGGGCTTTATTACTCAAAGCGACGCCAGTCAGTTTGACCTGGTTGAACATGTGGTGGTATATGTACCCTTTTCCTATGCGATATCCGGCATGACTTTTTTTGTACCTAAGTCCAGTATTCGTACGGTTAATGATAAAATTTCTTCAGCGGAAGCCATGAAATTCGTGATATCTGGCGGGGTAACAGAAATGGATAAATCCGACGCATAG
- a CDS encoding TolC family protein has translation MKKLVIIVCVTFGFSGICLGQSDRVDAKDTTQVEYLTLEDCVSQALENNLDIKTADMDADIAAIYHRQAKASQLPSVSANIDHGLNSGRSINPSDNSYISQSFTSANYNLSASLSLWNGFKVRNYIRKTKLDEEAGKWDAQQQKDAITIEVIAAYLEVLNQQELLNNYYKQLLSTEVQYNRLDTLNQSGAASPADLYDLKGQLSSSELAVIDQKNLIKTAKITLFQLMNRPLNMDIVLKEPAAMDQKTADEKSIDGIYRSALSYLPSVKSAELKYKSSIKNVAVEKADYYPSLSLNGGIGTAFSSAATRSVAGAPITEENGNYVISGTDKLPVYSSSTPMSYHDIPYWDQLKNNYGTNVNVTLNIPLFNKLQSKTDVKVAKLQQDLAKVQLNTAQTQLKNTIGRAYFDQQTALESWLKQQDQVAAYKEYFRISEVKFNAGAINSAEYLIAKTKLNQAENSLVAAKYNYIFKTKILSYYEGALSL, from the coding sequence ATGAAAAAACTGGTTATTATAGTGTGCGTGACGTTTGGATTTTCAGGGATATGCCTGGGCCAGTCAGACCGAGTGGATGCCAAGGATACGACTCAGGTGGAGTATCTTACCCTGGAAGACTGCGTAAGCCAGGCACTGGAAAATAATCTGGATATCAAGACGGCGGATATGGATGCAGATATTGCGGCCATTTATCATAGGCAGGCCAAGGCCTCACAGCTGCCTTCGGTGAGTGCCAATATTGACCATGGATTAAACAGTGGCCGATCCATTAACCCTTCTGATAATAGCTATATTTCGCAAAGCTTTACTTCTGCTAATTATAATCTCAGCGCTTCACTCAGCCTGTGGAATGGTTTTAAGGTGCGTAATTATATCCGCAAGACAAAGCTGGATGAAGAGGCCGGTAAGTGGGATGCACAGCAACAAAAAGATGCGATTACCATTGAAGTGATTGCGGCTTATCTTGAGGTATTGAATCAGCAGGAGCTGCTTAATAACTACTATAAACAATTACTCTCTACTGAAGTGCAGTATAACCGGTTGGATACCTTAAATCAAAGCGGCGCGGCTTCTCCTGCGGATCTCTATGATCTAAAAGGTCAACTTAGTAGTAGTGAGCTTGCCGTTATTGATCAGAAAAATCTGATTAAGACCGCGAAAATCACCTTGTTTCAATTAATGAACCGGCCGCTTAATATGGATATCGTATTGAAGGAGCCGGCGGCCATGGATCAGAAGACGGCCGATGAAAAATCTATTGACGGTATCTACCGGAGTGCATTGTCTTATCTGCCATCTGTTAAGTCCGCTGAACTAAAATATAAGAGTTCCATTAAGAATGTGGCAGTAGAAAAGGCGGATTATTATCCTTCCCTTTCACTGAATGGCGGTATCGGAACCGCTTTTTCCAGTGCGGCGACCCGTTCGGTGGCCGGAGCCCCTATTACAGAGGAAAACGGCAACTATGTGATCAGTGGTACGGATAAGTTGCCGGTTTATTCCAGTTCGACGCCGATGAGTTATCATGATATCCCCTATTGGGACCAGTTGAAGAACAATTACGGAACAAATGTCAACGTCACTTTGAATATCCCGTTATTCAATAAGTTGCAATCCAAAACGGATGTTAAGGTAGCTAAATTACAGCAGGACCTCGCCAAGGTGCAGTTAAATACAGCACAGACACAACTTAAAAATACGATTGGCAGAGCTTATTTTGATCAGCAGACTGCATTGGAATCCTGGTTGAAGCAACAAGATCAGGTGGCGGCCTATAAAGAATACTTCCGGATTTCTGAAGTAAAGTTCAACGCCGGCGCCATCAATTCTGCCGAATACCTGATTGCCAAAACCAAATTGAATCAGGCGGAAAATAGCCTGGTAGCAGCTAAGTACAACTATATTTTTAAAACGAAAATACTCAGTTATTACGAAGGAGCACTTTCTCTGTAA
- a CDS encoding sigma-54-dependent transcriptional regulator has translation MALKNATIAIVDDDLDVLTAVRLLLKTEVKEVITEKNPENLLSLLKDSQVDLLFLDMNFKSKVNTGNEGLFWLQKVKKLYPGLPVVMITAYADIDLAVNSLKLGAQDFMVKPWQNQKLLETVKSNYQKNNNSQTAQASPAGIIGESPSMRDVFRKIEKIAPTDANILILGENGTGKDLIAQTIHEQSLRTRHPYVKVDVGALTESLFESELFGHKKGAFTDAREDRIGRFQAADRGTLFMDEIGNITLAQQSRLLTALQNRYVTPLGTNDKVQVDIRLICATNVPLSVLGDESKFRRDLIYRINTVEITIPPLRERREDIPLIAEHYAKVYAQKYGKPALTFTREAYKKLNKYTYPGNVRELQYAIERAIIMTEHESIEAEDILFSPIEHVEEQAPADKSINLGHVEKTAILNAISRHEGNISKAAKELGITRAALYRRISKYDI, from the coding sequence ATGGCCTTAAAAAATGCCACAATTGCAATTGTCGACGACGATTTAGATGTGCTTACCGCCGTGCGGCTGCTATTAAAAACAGAAGTAAAAGAGGTAATTACCGAAAAAAATCCAGAGAATCTGCTTTCTTTATTAAAAGACAGTCAGGTGGATCTGCTTTTTCTGGACATGAACTTCAAATCCAAAGTCAATACCGGTAATGAGGGACTATTCTGGCTCCAGAAAGTCAAAAAACTATATCCCGGTCTTCCGGTAGTCATGATCACTGCCTATGCAGATATTGACCTGGCTGTTAATTCCCTGAAACTGGGTGCGCAGGATTTTATGGTTAAACCCTGGCAGAATCAGAAACTGCTGGAAACGGTCAAAAGCAATTATCAGAAAAACAACAATAGCCAGACCGCTCAGGCCAGCCCTGCCGGCATTATCGGGGAGAGCCCCTCCATGAGAGACGTATTTAGGAAAATTGAGAAAATTGCGCCCACTGATGCCAATATTCTGATTTTAGGCGAAAACGGGACGGGCAAAGATTTAATCGCACAGACCATTCATGAACAGTCTCTTCGAACCAGACACCCGTATGTCAAAGTGGATGTGGGTGCACTCACAGAAAGCCTTTTTGAAAGTGAACTGTTCGGCCACAAAAAAGGCGCCTTCACCGACGCCAGAGAAGACCGTATCGGCCGGTTCCAGGCAGCCGACAGAGGTACCCTGTTTATGGATGAGATCGGTAATATTACGCTGGCCCAGCAATCCAGACTGTTGACTGCCCTGCAAAACAGATACGTTACCCCTTTGGGCACCAATGACAAAGTTCAGGTAGATATCCGGCTCATCTGCGCTACAAATGTACCGCTGAGCGTTCTGGGTGATGAATCCAAATTTCGCAGGGACCTGATCTATCGTATTAATACCGTAGAGATCACGATCCCCCCATTAAGAGAACGCAGAGAGGATATCCCGCTGATCGCCGAACATTATGCCAAGGTCTATGCGCAGAAATACGGAAAGCCGGCACTTACATTTACCAGGGAAGCCTATAAGAAGCTGAATAAATACACTTATCCTGGCAACGTCCGCGAATTGCAATATGCGATAGAAAGAGCGATTATCATGACCGAACACGAATCAATAGAGGCAGAAGATATCTTATTTTCCCCTATTGAGCACGTGGAAGAACAGGCTCCTGCAGATAAATCGATCAATCTGGGCCATGTGGAGAAAACGGCCATTTTAAATGCAATTTCCCGGCATGAGGGTAATATTTCAAAGGCAGCCAAGGAGCTGGGCATTACAAGGGCTGCCCTTTATCGCAGGATCAGTAAATATGATATTTAA